A DNA window from Janibacter sp. A1S7 contains the following coding sequences:
- a CDS encoding DUF4244 domain-containing protein yields MRRSIVRWRHRARLAGEAGMTTAEYAVGTLAACTFAIVLLAVVKSGSIESGLTGVIVEALGIR; encoded by the coding sequence ATGAGGAGAAGCATCGTGCGATGGCGGCACCGGGCACGGCTGGCCGGCGAGGCCGGCATGACCACCGCCGAGTACGCGGTGGGTACGTTGGCAGCCTGTACCTTCGCGATCGTCCTGCTGGCGGTCGTGAAGTCAGGCTCGATCGAGTCGGGACTGACCGGTGTCATCGTCGAGGCGCTCGGTATCCGGTAG
- a CDS encoding type II secretion system F family protein — protein MSPLVIPLVLTAVLCWPGRPVATGVPWGRARSGRSWWRPRSSPLADLEGLARVADLIAMTLRSGATPVTAVEVVAGEAPQPWAGVLFEVHGQLSSGAPAGQVWLAHAQQHPELGALAGAWTLSEDLGVALAPSMTTSAQVLRAQVQARRRLDASTSGARATMWMLTLLPLAGLLAGLAFGLAPWEVYGHSPVTMASACVGLGLTAIGWIVCRWVLSRAVAAEVHR, from the coding sequence GTGAGCCCGCTCGTCATCCCCCTCGTCCTTACCGCGGTGCTGTGCTGGCCGGGACGTCCGGTCGCCACCGGTGTGCCGTGGGGCAGGGCCCGATCGGGGCGGTCCTGGTGGCGTCCTCGCAGCTCCCCGCTGGCGGACCTCGAGGGCCTGGCCCGGGTGGCGGACCTGATCGCGATGACCCTGCGGTCGGGGGCGACCCCGGTGACGGCCGTGGAGGTGGTGGCGGGAGAGGCCCCGCAGCCGTGGGCGGGTGTGCTCTTCGAGGTGCACGGGCAGCTCTCGTCGGGCGCCCCCGCAGGGCAGGTGTGGCTCGCGCACGCGCAGCAGCATCCGGAGCTGGGCGCGCTGGCGGGGGCGTGGACGCTCAGCGAGGACCTGGGCGTGGCACTGGCGCCGTCGATGACGACGAGCGCGCAGGTGTTGCGCGCCCAGGTCCAGGCGCGACGTCGCCTGGACGCCTCCACCTCGGGCGCGCGGGCCACGATGTGGATGCTCACGCTGCTCCCTCTCGCCGGACTGCTCGCGGGCCTGGCCTTCGGACTCGCTCCGTGGGAGGTCTACGGCCACAGCCCGGTGACGATGGCCAGTGCGTGCGTGGGGCTCGGCCTGACCGCCATCGGCTGGATCGTCTGCCGGTGGGTGCTCTCCCGCGCCGTGGCCGCGGAGGTGCACCGGTGA
- a CDS encoding TadE family type IV pilus minor pilin has product MVTAELALTIPAVIVVLVTCLSALAWGVDQVRCVDAARVAVRELARGESTARSVRDAQQTAPESATVEVSRPGADVTVAVTAPAPVGLAWVGQETRCSSTARRESPDDAP; this is encoded by the coding sequence ATGGTGACGGCGGAACTCGCCCTCACCATCCCCGCGGTCATCGTGGTCCTCGTGACCTGCCTGTCGGCCCTCGCGTGGGGTGTCGACCAGGTGCGGTGCGTCGATGCGGCCAGGGTCGCCGTCCGTGAGCTGGCCCGGGGCGAGTCGACGGCGCGCTCCGTCCGGGACGCGCAGCAGACGGCCCCGGAGTCGGCGACGGTCGAGGTGTCCCGCCCGGGTGCCGACGTGACGGTTGCCGTGACGGCTCCGGCGCCGGTCGGGTTGGCCTGGGTCGGGCAGGAGACGCGCTGTTCCTCCACCGCGCGGAGGGAGTCGCCCGATGACGCGCCCTGA
- a CDS encoding type II secretion system F family protein produces MSAVVVALVLAAVVVWPAAAARRRWWSTAVDAERGPARVGVTVEDVADASVLLALALQSGRGLVQALEEVAQVAAPGAAEDLIRVGAALRWGRPMGEAWCYARDVWGPTATAFVVADAVGAPSARVLLDAAATLRETEARRLEQAGGTAAVMLVLPLGLCFLPAFVATAVVPIVAVLVGTQLS; encoded by the coding sequence GTGAGCGCAGTGGTGGTGGCCCTGGTGCTCGCGGCCGTCGTGGTCTGGCCCGCCGCGGCTGCTCGACGTCGGTGGTGGTCGACCGCCGTGGATGCCGAGCGAGGTCCTGCCCGGGTCGGTGTCACCGTCGAGGACGTCGCCGACGCCAGCGTCCTGCTCGCCCTTGCCCTGCAGTCCGGACGCGGTCTGGTGCAGGCCCTCGAGGAGGTCGCGCAGGTGGCCGCCCCCGGAGCGGCGGAGGACCTGATCAGGGTGGGAGCCGCCCTTCGCTGGGGCCGCCCGATGGGCGAGGCCTGGTGTTACGCCCGGGACGTGTGGGGGCCGACGGCGACGGCCTTCGTGGTCGCCGATGCCGTCGGCGCGCCGTCGGCCCGGGTCCTGCTCGATGCGGCGGCGACGCTGCGCGAGACCGAGGCGCGACGACTCGAGCAGGCCGGCGGCACTGCTGCGGTCATGCTCGTGCTCCCGCTGGGGTTGTGCTTCCTGCCGGCCTTCGTCGCGACCGCCGTCGTCCCGATCGTGGCCGTGCTCGTCGGGACCCAGCTGTCGTGA
- a CDS encoding alanine/glycine:cation symporter family protein — protein sequence MDTLVEAVVGINDIYWYLVIALLVVAGLTFTIWSVVVQVRFLPEMFRAITERPSGTKDDHGISAFRAFTISAASRVGTGNVAGVAVAITLGGPGAVFWMWMLALIGGATAFVESTLAQLYKVRGSDSYVGGPAYYIRDGLRLPWLAGIFAVLITVTYGFVFNSVQANSISASVQGSVGGSETLIAWVVGLALAGITAVVIFGGVRRVSAVTEVIVPVMAVAYIAVALFVVAVNVEHVPAMFSLIVEHALGFREIAGAAFGAALMQGMRRGLFSNEAGMGSVPNAAATASVSHPVKQGLVQTLGVYFDTIVVCSATAFIILLSNPSFGMDDPQGIQLTQNALQGQVGAWAGPFLSVVIFFLAWSSVLGNTYYGEANIRFLSGSERTLTAFRILVVLCVIGGSLGSVALVWSLADLFMGFMATINLIAILPLAGLTMALLRNYSEQKAQGRNPVFHRKDLPQARGVTLWDDEDVEVWATAEEPVR from the coding sequence ATGGACACCTTGGTTGAGGCAGTCGTCGGGATCAACGACATCTACTGGTACCTCGTGATCGCCCTGCTCGTCGTCGCCGGGCTGACGTTCACGATCTGGTCGGTGGTGGTCCAGGTCCGCTTCCTGCCGGAGATGTTCCGCGCGATCACCGAGAGACCGTCCGGCACGAAGGACGACCACGGCATCTCGGCCTTCCGGGCCTTCACGATCTCCGCGGCCTCCCGCGTGGGCACCGGCAATGTCGCCGGCGTCGCGGTCGCCATCACGCTCGGTGGCCCGGGCGCGGTGTTCTGGATGTGGATGCTCGCGCTCATCGGCGGCGCGACGGCCTTCGTCGAGTCCACGCTCGCCCAGCTGTACAAGGTCCGTGGCAGCGACAGCTACGTCGGCGGTCCCGCCTACTACATCCGCGACGGGCTGCGGCTGCCGTGGCTCGCCGGGATCTTCGCCGTGCTCATCACGGTCACCTACGGTTTCGTCTTCAACTCCGTGCAGGCCAACTCGATCTCCGCGTCCGTCCAGGGCTCCGTCGGCGGCAGCGAGACCCTGATCGCGTGGGTCGTGGGACTCGCACTCGCCGGCATCACGGCGGTGGTGATCTTCGGTGGTGTCCGCCGGGTCTCCGCGGTCACCGAGGTGATCGTGCCGGTCATGGCCGTCGCGTACATCGCCGTCGCGCTGTTCGTCGTCGCGGTCAACGTCGAGCACGTCCCCGCGATGTTCTCCCTCATCGTCGAGCACGCCCTCGGGTTCCGCGAGATCGCCGGTGCCGCCTTCGGTGCGGCCCTCATGCAGGGCATGCGGCGCGGGCTCTTCTCCAACGAGGCAGGCATGGGTTCGGTCCCCAACGCCGCCGCGACCGCGTCCGTCTCGCACCCCGTCAAGCAGGGGCTGGTGCAGACGCTCGGTGTCTACTTCGACACGATCGTCGTCTGCTCCGCGACCGCGTTCATCATCCTGCTGAGCAACCCCTCCTTCGGGATGGACGACCCCCAGGGCATCCAACTCACGCAGAACGCGCTGCAGGGTCAGGTCGGGGCCTGGGCCGGCCCCTTCCTGTCCGTCGTGATCTTCTTCCTCGCCTGGTCCTCGGTGCTGGGCAACACGTACTACGGGGAGGCCAACATCCGCTTCCTCAGCGGCTCCGAGCGCACGCTGACCGCCTTCCGGATCCTGGTCGTCCTCTGCGTCATCGGCGGGTCGCTCGGCTCGGTGGCGCTGGTGTGGAGCCTGGCCGATCTCTTCATGGGTTTCATGGCCACGATCAACCTCATCGCCATCCTGCCCCTCGCAGGCCTGACGATGGCCCTGCTCCGCAACTACAGCGAGCAGAAGGCCCAGGGGCGCAACCCGGTCTTCCACCGCAAGGACCTGCCGCAGGCACGCGGGGTGACGCTCTGGGACGACGAGGACGTCGAGGTCTGGGCCACCGCCGAGGAACCCGTCCGGTAG
- a CDS encoding TadA family conjugal transfer-associated ATPase, with translation MRWSSAIDAQVRAGRAPDDSAIADVTHSEAVRLGAVGARRRTDELQAELMGLGVLEPLVADESVTDVLVNGDGSVWVDRGAGVAPAGDVEVGDAAAVRRLAIRLAAMAARRLDDAQPWVDGLLPRGIRLHAVLPPLASGGPHVSLRIPRHRGGGLDRLVDLGMATAAQADQLREVVAERRAHVITGGTGTGKTTLLAALLAEVAEDERLVVVEDVGEIQVDHPHVVLLQARSANTEGAGEVTMVDLVRQALRMRPDRLVVGEVRGAEVRDLLLALNTGHEGGCGTLHANRAEDVMSRLEALGSLADMSREAVRAQVASAIDVVIHLRRVGGRRVVDSIGTLSVGAL, from the coding sequence GTGAGGTGGTCGAGTGCCATCGACGCGCAGGTACGTGCGGGGCGGGCCCCGGACGACTCGGCGATCGCCGACGTGACCCACTCCGAAGCGGTGCGGCTGGGCGCTGTGGGAGCCCGTCGGCGCACCGACGAGCTGCAGGCCGAGCTCATGGGGCTGGGGGTGCTCGAGCCGTTGGTGGCCGACGAGAGCGTGACGGACGTGCTCGTCAACGGAGACGGGTCCGTGTGGGTCGACCGCGGCGCGGGTGTCGCACCGGCCGGCGACGTCGAGGTCGGGGACGCTGCTGCGGTGCGCAGGTTGGCGATCCGGTTGGCGGCCATGGCCGCACGACGGCTGGATGATGCCCAGCCCTGGGTCGACGGGTTGCTGCCCCGCGGGATCCGCCTGCACGCCGTCCTGCCGCCGCTGGCCAGTGGCGGCCCCCACGTGAGCCTGCGCATCCCACGGCACCGTGGTGGTGGGCTGGACCGCCTGGTCGACCTCGGGATGGCGACTGCGGCGCAGGCCGACCAGCTGCGCGAGGTCGTCGCCGAGCGTCGGGCCCACGTCATCACCGGCGGGACCGGCACCGGCAAGACGACACTGCTGGCCGCGCTCCTGGCGGAGGTTGCCGAGGACGAGCGGCTGGTGGTCGTGGAGGACGTCGGTGAGATCCAGGTGGACCACCCGCACGTCGTGCTCCTGCAGGCGCGCTCGGCCAACACCGAGGGCGCCGGGGAGGTGACGATGGTCGACCTCGTCCGCCAAGCGCTGCGGATGCGGCCGGACCGGCTGGTCGTCGGCGAGGTGCGCGGAGCCGAGGTGCGCGACCTGCTGCTCGCGCTCAACACCGGGCACGAAGGGGGGTGTGGCACCCTGCACGCCAACCGCGCCGAGGACGTGATGAGCCGGCTGGAAGCGCTCGGGTCCCTCGCCGACATGAGCCGTGAGGCCGTTCGTGCGCAGGTGGCCAGTGCCATCGACGTGGTCATCCACCTCCGCCGGGTCGGCGGTCGGCGGGTCGTGGACTCCATCGGCACGCTCTCGGTAGGGGCGTTGTGA
- a CDS encoding Rv3654c family TadE-like protein, with amino-acid sequence MTRPERQDPRVGRVVRRGDGESGSATVLALGMIVVVLTVTIGALAVLGTLRAVHVARSSADLAALAAAGHFQQHADPVAACTEARRIARRHSAQVVECGVDARGVARVTTSVPISHRLAGVGREVAEGHALAGPG; translated from the coding sequence ATGACGCGCCCTGAGCGGCAGGACCCGCGAGTGGGTCGCGTGGTCCGACGGGGCGATGGCGAGTCCGGGTCCGCCACCGTCCTGGCCCTGGGGATGATCGTCGTCGTCCTCACGGTGACGATCGGCGCTCTCGCGGTCCTGGGCACGCTGCGGGCAGTGCACGTGGCCCGCTCGTCAGCGGACCTGGCTGCGCTCGCCGCCGCAGGGCACTTCCAGCAGCATGCCGACCCGGTCGCGGCATGCACCGAGGCCCGCCGGATCGCCCGACGCCATTCTGCGCAGGTCGTCGAGTGCGGGGTCGACGCGCGGGGAGTGGCACGCGTGACCACGTCGGTGCCGATCTCCCACCGGTTGGCCGGGGTCGGCCGGGAGGTCGCCGAGGGACACGCCCTCGCGGGGCCGGGGTGA
- a CDS encoding DEAD/DEAH box helicase yields MPTPRPEADELLDLLTRGREGRLRHVERIPARPATDVPLPDWVAPPLRQSLAGAGIDRLWSHQAGAAQAARDGQHVVLSTGTASGKSLGYLLPSLTSVLEGRSAANGRGATALYLSPTKALAADQLARLQSWAVPGIRAATYDGDTPTDERRWIRDHADVILTNPDLVHHSLLPGHRGWAHVLRRLRYVVIDECHVYRGIFGSHVALLLRRLRRVARRYGADPTFVLASATVGEPGRHASRLIGDDVLAVTEDGSPRGALTFGLWQPPEDDEGARRSPTTEAAELMAQLVGRDVQTLAFARSRAGVEALASSAARQVSIVDEGRIAAYRGGYLPEERRIIERRLRERELLGLAATNALELGIDIAGLDVVLMAGWPGRLASVWQQAGRAGRDGQDALAVLLAADDPLDSWVVEHPEAVFDAPVEASVLDPLNLRVLVPHIACAAAEVPVTLADEAWFGEPLEAVLSMLVERGILRARPGGWFWTRPDRPGEHVSLRGIGDVVSIVEGRSGRVVGTVDEAAAHAQVHTGAVHVHRGQTWVVTDLDLEEATATVVRGDPGWTTQSQSVSAFDIVSEESGVDLGPVRVSFGRVDVRRQVTGFLRRLPGGEVIGTHPLDLPERTLSTRAVWWTMTPQALADIGVAEADLSGAAHAAEHAAIGMLPLIATCDRWDIGGVSTDCHPDTGLPTIMVYDGHPGGAGFAARAHERIEQWLTMTRETIAGCGCGGTGCPACVVSPKCGNGNEPLDARAAVALLDLMIDVLRPRVDPSGTDAHPGTATPPAERTS; encoded by the coding sequence ATGCCCACCCCCCGCCCAGAGGCCGACGAGCTGCTCGACCTGCTGACCCGCGGGCGCGAAGGGAGGCTGCGGCACGTCGAGCGCATACCGGCCCGGCCGGCCACCGATGTGCCGCTGCCCGACTGGGTCGCCCCACCCCTTCGCCAGTCGTTGGCCGGCGCGGGCATCGACCGGCTGTGGTCGCACCAGGCGGGAGCGGCGCAGGCGGCCCGGGACGGGCAGCACGTCGTGCTCTCGACGGGCACGGCCTCGGGCAAGTCGCTCGGTTATCTCCTGCCATCGCTCACCTCGGTGCTCGAGGGCCGGTCGGCGGCGAACGGGAGGGGTGCGACCGCCCTGTACCTCTCGCCCACCAAGGCGCTGGCCGCCGACCAGCTCGCCCGGCTGCAGTCCTGGGCGGTGCCGGGGATCCGTGCGGCGACGTACGACGGGGACACCCCCACCGACGAGCGCCGCTGGATCCGCGACCACGCCGACGTCATCCTCACCAACCCCGATCTGGTGCACCACTCGTTGCTGCCGGGCCACCGCGGCTGGGCGCACGTGCTGCGGCGACTGCGCTACGTCGTCATCGACGAGTGCCATGTCTACCGGGGGATCTTCGGCTCGCACGTCGCACTGCTGCTGCGCCGACTGCGCCGGGTGGCGCGACGCTATGGCGCCGACCCGACCTTCGTCCTGGCCTCCGCGACCGTCGGCGAGCCCGGCCGGCACGCATCCCGCCTCATCGGCGACGACGTGCTCGCCGTGACCGAGGACGGATCCCCCCGTGGCGCGCTGACCTTCGGATTGTGGCAGCCACCGGAGGACGACGAGGGCGCCCGTCGCTCCCCCACCACCGAAGCCGCCGAGCTGATGGCGCAGCTGGTCGGCCGAGACGTGCAGACACTGGCCTTCGCCCGGTCACGGGCCGGTGTGGAGGCGCTTGCCTCGTCCGCGGCACGCCAGGTCAGCATCGTCGACGAAGGGAGGATCGCGGCCTACCGCGGCGGGTACCTCCCCGAGGAGAGACGGATCATCGAGCGTCGGTTGCGCGAGCGGGAGCTGCTGGGCCTCGCGGCGACCAATGCGCTCGAGCTGGGCATCGACATCGCCGGGCTCGACGTCGTCCTCATGGCCGGCTGGCCGGGACGGCTCGCGTCGGTGTGGCAGCAGGCGGGGCGGGCCGGTCGTGACGGGCAGGACGCCCTGGCGGTGCTGCTCGCCGCGGACGACCCCCTGGACTCGTGGGTGGTCGAGCACCCGGAGGCGGTCTTCGACGCCCCGGTGGAGGCGAGCGTGCTCGACCCGCTGAACCTGCGCGTCCTCGTCCCGCACATCGCCTGCGCCGCCGCCGAGGTGCCGGTGACGCTCGCCGACGAGGCGTGGTTCGGTGAGCCCCTCGAGGCGGTGCTGTCGATGCTCGTGGAGCGCGGCATCCTGCGGGCCCGGCCGGGCGGATGGTTCTGGACGCGACCGGACCGTCCGGGCGAGCACGTCTCCCTGCGCGGTATCGGCGATGTGGTGAGCATCGTCGAAGGGAGGTCCGGCCGGGTCGTCGGGACCGTCGACGAGGCAGCGGCGCACGCCCAGGTGCACACCGGCGCGGTCCACGTGCACCGGGGGCAGACGTGGGTGGTCACCGATCTCGACCTCGAGGAAGCGACCGCGACCGTGGTGCGCGGCGACCCCGGCTGGACGACGCAGTCGCAGTCGGTGTCGGCCTTCGACATCGTCTCCGAGGAGAGCGGCGTCGACCTCGGTCCGGTGCGGGTGAGCTTCGGGCGGGTCGACGTGCGGCGGCAGGTCACCGGCTTCCTGCGACGGCTGCCCGGTGGGGAGGTCATCGGGACGCACCCGCTGGACCTGCCCGAGCGCACCCTGTCGACCCGGGCGGTGTGGTGGACGATGACGCCACAGGCACTGGCCGACATCGGGGTCGCCGAGGCGGACCTCTCGGGTGCGGCGCACGCGGCGGAACACGCCGCCATCGGGATGCTGCCGCTGATCGCGACCTGCGACCGGTGGGACATCGGTGGGGTGTCCACCGACTGTCACCCGGACACCGGGCTGCCGACGATCATGGTCTATGACGGCCACCCCGGGGGTGCGGGATTCGCGGCCCGGGCCCACGAGCGGATCGAGCAGTGGTTGACGATGACCCGCGAGACGATCGCGGGCTGCGGGTGCGGGGGTACCGGGTGCCCCGCCTGCGTCGTCTCCCCGAAGTGCGGCAACGGCAACGAGCCCCTCGACGCGCGCGCAGCCGTGGCGCTGCTCGACCTGATGATCGACGTCCTGCGTCCTAGAGTTGACCCATCAGGCACCGACGCCCATCCGGGCACCGCCACCCCGCCTGCGGAAAGGACCTCGTGA
- a CDS encoding Fic family protein, with product MANPSPLLSALTTIAALPEVSAASAHVREVCTQLRWHEALRRRIPEAAAESRVRGAWASAELDGARSTASIVRDLMRGARERNPEPDPAERVIHGAISATSETEHLGQLVTRSPGQALARLHTVAAAQLVDDPDQLGRPRREGEGCEEFADLGVAPTGAELRDRLNGIIALMQGASEAPALVVASIVHAEIATVRPFVVGNGLVARAVERALIAETGLDPTRVAVPEAGHGHEGGPAYLGSLNGYVHGGQPGLVLWLRHCGDSLVAGAEEGWRIADSVRAGRIG from the coding sequence CTCCCCGAGGTGTCGGCGGCGTCCGCGCACGTCCGGGAGGTCTGCACGCAGCTGCGGTGGCACGAGGCCCTGCGGCGCCGCATCCCCGAGGCTGCTGCGGAGTCGCGGGTGCGCGGCGCCTGGGCGAGTGCCGAGCTCGACGGGGCGCGGTCGACCGCATCCATCGTGCGCGACCTCATGCGCGGCGCTCGTGAGCGCAACCCGGAGCCGGATCCCGCGGAGCGGGTCATCCACGGCGCGATCTCCGCGACGTCCGAGACCGAGCACCTGGGTCAGCTCGTCACCAGGTCACCCGGTCAGGCCTTGGCGCGGTTGCACACCGTCGCCGCGGCCCAGCTCGTCGACGACCCGGACCAGTTGGGTCGGCCGCGTCGCGAGGGGGAGGGGTGCGAGGAGTTCGCCGATCTGGGGGTCGCTCCCACCGGGGCCGAGCTGCGTGACCGGCTGAACGGCATCATCGCGCTCATGCAGGGAGCGAGCGAGGCCCCCGCCCTCGTCGTCGCATCGATCGTCCACGCAGAGATCGCCACGGTGCGCCCCTTCGTCGTGGGCAACGGGCTGGTCGCCCGTGCCGTGGAGCGCGCCCTCATCGCCGAGACCGGGCTCGACCCGACGCGTGTCGCGGTGCCCGAGGCGGGGCACGGGCACGAAGGAGGACCGGCATACCTGGGTTCGCTGAACGGCTACGTCCACGGGGGGCAGCCGGGGCTGGTCCTGTGGCTCCGGCACTGCGGGGATTCGCTCGTGGCGGGCGCCGAGGAGGGGTGGCGGATCGCTGACTCGGTGCGGGCCGGACGCATCGGCTGA